The following are from one region of the Streptomyces decoyicus genome:
- a CDS encoding acyltransferase family protein encodes MFPAAATPRRELPPARAAEGTDRAEPAEQSSGTAPATAAPAPKSEGRNAFFDNAKYLAIVLVAMGHAWEPLTDGSRAAEALYMTVYTFHMPAFIIISGYFSRSFDMRKDRLQRLVTGVAVPYILFETAYAFFKRWADDDPGHPVSLLDPWFLTWFLVALFIWRLTTPLWKVVRWPIPLAVAIAVMASVSPDIGDDLDLQRVLQFLPFFVLGLALRPEHFKMVQRRAVRIASLPVFAGALLMAYWAAPRMSSAWFYHRDSAQELGTTWWIGAIMTLALFGCSIVMVACFFSWVPTRRTWFTVLGAGTLYGYLLHGFLAKGSRFWGWFDDYAWLHSPLGEIAVTLIGGGIVTALCTPPVRRAFRFAMEPTMAWAFRKDPADAARARVSA; translated from the coding sequence ATGTTTCCCGCTGCCGCGACACCCCGACGCGAACTTCCCCCTGCCCGGGCGGCGGAGGGCACGGACCGGGCGGAGCCCGCGGAGCAGTCGTCGGGCACGGCACCGGCCACGGCGGCGCCCGCACCGAAGAGCGAGGGCCGCAACGCGTTCTTCGACAACGCGAAGTACCTGGCCATCGTGCTGGTGGCGATGGGGCACGCCTGGGAACCGCTGACCGACGGCAGCCGGGCCGCCGAGGCGCTCTACATGACCGTCTACACCTTCCACATGCCGGCCTTCATCATCATTTCCGGTTACTTCTCGCGCAGCTTCGACATGCGCAAGGACCGGTTGCAGCGGCTGGTGACCGGGGTCGCGGTCCCCTACATCCTCTTCGAGACGGCCTATGCGTTCTTCAAGCGCTGGGCGGACGACGATCCCGGGCACCCCGTCAGCCTGCTCGACCCGTGGTTCCTGACGTGGTTCCTGGTGGCCCTGTTCATCTGGCGGCTGACCACCCCGCTGTGGAAGGTGGTGCGCTGGCCGATTCCGCTCGCGGTGGCCATCGCCGTCATGGCCTCGGTGTCCCCGGACATCGGCGATGACCTGGACCTCCAGCGGGTGCTCCAGTTCCTCCCGTTCTTCGTCCTGGGGCTGGCGCTGCGGCCGGAGCACTTCAAGATGGTGCAGCGGCGGGCGGTGCGGATCGCTTCGCTGCCGGTCTTCGCCGGTGCGCTGCTGATGGCCTACTGGGCCGCGCCCCGGATGTCCTCGGCGTGGTTCTACCACCGGGACAGCGCCCAGGAGCTGGGCACCACCTGGTGGATCGGCGCGATCATGACACTGGCGCTCTTCGGCTGCTCGATCGTGATGGTGGCCTGCTTCTTCTCCTGGGTGCCGACGCGGCGGACGTGGTTCACGGTGCTGGGCGCCGGGACGCTGTACGGCTATCTGCTGCACGGTTTCCTGGCCAAGGGCTCGCGGTTCTGGGGCTGGTTCGACGACTACGCCTGGCTGCACTCGCCGCTCGGTGAGATCGCGGTCACGCTGATCGGGGGCGGCATCGTGACGGCCCTGTGCACCCCGCCGGTCCGCCGGGCGTTCCGCTTCGCGATGGAGCCGACGATGGCCTGGGCGTTCCGGAAGGACCCGGCCGACGCGGCACGGGCCCGCGTCAGCGCCTGA
- a CDS encoding PP2C family protein-serine/threonine phosphatase yields MTRGQGTDTLTARMHKGLHRARIGVRKAGVDYFRGDGSDRFALAVLLIAIPAIAAGTLRWPEWIAPTALVLPVIAGGLLLRPANLLVLYGASAAALVVEAALFGPYDEGPERITPGTVLVVAAVGFFGLLIAQFRSRVGVPWRRGGTMLFDLRERIRVQSKLPTLPEGWHHEMALRPAGGQSFSGDFVVASRTHGGHILEVVLTDVSGKGMDAASRALLLSGAFGGLLGSLPPHGFLPAANGYLLRQDWDEGFATSIHLVLDLESGDYELLSAGHLPALQLSAGSGRWEEKSGEGPLLGVYDGAQFDPVKGRLRPGDVLMLFTDGLVEAADRDIAEGIDRLTGEADRYVASGFAGAAWHLIEAVAKDVNDDRALLLICRDA; encoded by the coding sequence ATGACACGCGGCCAGGGCACGGACACCCTGACGGCCCGGATGCACAAAGGTCTGCACCGGGCCCGCATCGGCGTGCGCAAGGCCGGGGTCGACTACTTCCGCGGAGACGGCTCCGACCGGTTCGCGCTCGCCGTCCTCCTCATCGCCATACCCGCCATCGCCGCGGGCACGCTCCGGTGGCCGGAATGGATCGCCCCGACGGCCCTGGTCCTCCCGGTCATCGCCGGCGGACTGCTGCTGCGGCCGGCCAACCTCCTGGTCCTGTACGGCGCCTCCGCGGCCGCACTGGTCGTCGAGGCCGCGCTGTTCGGCCCGTACGACGAAGGACCGGAGCGGATCACCCCGGGCACGGTCCTGGTCGTCGCCGCGGTCGGGTTCTTCGGACTGCTGATCGCGCAGTTCCGCAGCCGGGTCGGGGTGCCCTGGCGGCGTGGCGGCACGATGCTCTTCGACCTGCGCGAACGCATCCGCGTCCAGAGCAAACTGCCCACGCTGCCCGAGGGCTGGCACCACGAGATGGCGCTGCGCCCGGCCGGCGGGCAGTCCTTCTCCGGCGACTTCGTGGTGGCCTCCCGCACCCACGGCGGCCACATCCTCGAAGTGGTGTTGACCGATGTCTCCGGCAAGGGCATGGACGCGGCCTCCCGCGCCCTGCTGCTGTCCGGCGCCTTCGGCGGCCTGCTCGGCTCGCTGCCGCCGCACGGCTTCCTGCCCGCCGCCAACGGCTATCTGCTGCGCCAGGACTGGGACGAGGGGTTCGCGACCTCCATCCATCTCGTCCTCGACCTCGAATCGGGCGACTACGAGCTGCTCTCCGCGGGACATCTGCCGGCTCTCCAGCTCAGCGCCGGCAGCGGCCGCTGGGAGGAGAAGTCGGGCGAGGGGCCGCTGCTCGGCGTCTACGACGGCGCCCAGTTCGACCCGGTCAAGGGGAGGCTGCGGCCGGGCGATGTGCTGATGCTGTTCACCGACGGCCTGGTCGAGGCCGCCGACCGCGATATCGCCGAGGGCATCGACCGGCTCACCGGCGAGGCCGACCGCTATGTGGCCAGTGGCTTCGCCGGGGCCGCCTGGCATCTGATCGAGGCCGTCGCCAAGGACGTCAACGACGACCGCGCGCTGCTGCTGATCTGCCGGGACGCGTGA
- a CDS encoding arsenate reductase family protein: MEIWLNPACSKCRSAVEILDEAGAHYTVRRYLEDPPDADDLRGVLTRLGLEPWDITRTQETEAKELGLGEWERTDAARERWIAALAAHPRLIQRPIITADDGSALVGRSEDAVREAVARAGGEETSNG, translated from the coding sequence ATGGAGATCTGGCTCAATCCCGCGTGCTCCAAGTGCCGTTCGGCCGTGGAGATCCTCGACGAGGCGGGCGCCCACTACACCGTGCGCAGATATCTCGAAGACCCGCCGGACGCCGATGATCTGCGCGGTGTGCTGACGCGGCTGGGCCTGGAGCCCTGGGACATCACCCGGACCCAGGAGACCGAGGCGAAGGAACTGGGTCTTGGGGAGTGGGAGCGCACCGACGCCGCGCGCGAGCGGTGGATAGCGGCGCTGGCGGCACACCCCCGGCTGATCCAGCGCCCGATCATCACCGCGGACGACGGCTCGGCGCTGGTCGGGCGGAGCGAGGATGCCGTGCGCGAGGCCGTGGCGCGGGCCGGGGGCGAAGAGACCTCGAACGGCTGA